The following coding sequences lie in one Oncorhynchus kisutch isolate 150728-3 linkage group LG27, Okis_V2, whole genome shotgun sequence genomic window:
- the prss56 gene encoding serine protease 56, with the protein MLLVSLLLMAMDCCLGAPAGREVYRMPQSALKALSDRGTVVLEAALTSALSALELATSERSQAEAVCRDCVPCLFQDCGQRSAPCSSLDGTLAEPSCDVITKAQKVPEEGERSWALSQACGYYRRRCLPGEKEKEACVRIMGESCSARVLQCSLLNTMQNLEPATQTRTQAVCGQRLSAVQNVTQPRSRIVGGSPALPGSWPWLVNLQLDGGLMCGGVLVDSSWVVTAAHCFAGSRSDSYWTAVVGEFDITKTDPDEQVLKVNRIISHPKFNPKTFNNDIALVELTSPVVLSDRVTPVCLPSGLEPPTGSPCLVAGWGSLYEDGPSADVVMEAKVPLLPQSTCKSSLGKELVTNTMLCAGYLSGGIDSCQGDSGGPLIYQDRISGRFQLHGITSWGDGCGEKGKPGVYTRVSAFSDWILAEIQKSFGSREPTCPELLKTSELSEEQQSSEFVSLCRFYAQTCPPSQGTAACNRLVEEKCRSRFKKCQLRSFLQTLLDLLQRAEDYIRDKVDLTFFTQTLPQLVEHIYSTAFTAKERERREIPQGTEQVWGAVRSGSEETGPRLFQKVGPLVADWENYLRGIAVELDTQTHGSKPLSQEESLFLQAEDPSLHQLERKYQTIISALHSKLDSRPAPPILHLNTDLLQENSPNIHAVPTEESPSSFPLQGSESLTALISEIRKFGTQNEMATEDAEMSVTSFEEDTFSDPTPVSSIETTDWLNKAVTEQTTLQRLFPSLSTIGSTMSPIAMTFDSRQTLLPGSPSLQLSLDHRRRRSLRKRQIPGVKACPGVAESTQQVSGIRDTYKWILGIPTKNLHMNFQELLVDLSSKNDRGLYEARVRAVVGGRPLTFYSLVGLENESFYRSMPRIIALALDALKT; encoded by the exons ATGTTGCTGGTGTCACTGCTGCTGATGGCGATGGACTGCTGCCTTGGAGCGCCAGCCGGGAGAGAGGTGTACAGGATGCCTCAGAGTGCTCTGAAAG ctctatcGGACCGGGGTACTGTGGTTCTGGAGGCGGCGTTGACCAGTGCTCTGTCGGCTCTGGAGCTGGCGACGTCGGAGCGGAGTCAGGCCGAGGCAGTCTGTAGAGACTGTGTACCCTGTCTCTTTCAGGACTGCGGACAGCGCTCCGCACCCTGCT CCTCTTTGGATGGCACATTGGCTGAGCCCAGCTGTGACGTCATTACCAAGGCTCAGAAAGTTCCGGAGGAGGGCGAGCGGAGCTGGGCGCTGAGCCAGGCATGTGGGTATTACCGCCGGCGGTGCCTGCCGGGCGAAAAGGAGAAGGAGGCTTGTGTGAGGATCATGGGCGAGAGCTGCAGTGCCCGCGTGCTCCAGTGTAGCCTCCTGAACACCATGCAGAACCTGGAGCCTgccacacagacacgcacacagg CAGTGTGTGGCCAGAGGCTGTCGGCGGTGCAGAACGTGACCCAGCCCCGCTCCCGTATTGTGGGGGGTTCCCCGGCCCTCCCTGGCAGCTGGCCCTGGCTGGTCAACCTGCAGCTGGACGGAGGGCTGATGTGTGGAGGGGTGCTGGTGGACAGCTCCTGGGTGGTGACCGCCGCTCACTGCTTCGCTGG CAGCCGCAGTGATAGCTACTGGACGGCTGTGGTGGGAGAGTTTGATATCACCAAGACCGACCCTGACGAGCAGGTGCTCAAGGTCAACCGCATCATCTCCCATCCCAAG TTCAACCCCAAGACGTTTAACAACGACATAGCGCTGGTGGAGCTGACATCTCCGGTGGTCCTGTCGGACCGCGTGACCCCTGTGTGTCTGCCATCAGGTCTGGAACCGCCTACTGGCAGCCCCTGTCTGGTGGCCGGCTGGGGCTCCCTCTACGAAG ATGGTCCTTCAGCTGacgtggtgatggaggctaagGTTCCTCTGCTGCCCCAGAGCACCTGCAAGAGCTCCCTGGGCAAGGAGCTGGTCACCAACACCATGCTGTGTGCCGGGTACCTCTCTGGGGGCATCGACTCCTGCCAG GGGGATTCTGGAGGCCCTCTGATCTACCAGGACCGTATATCAGGTCGCTTCCAGCTGCACGGCATCACGTCCTGGGGAGACGGCTGTGGGGAAAAGGGGAAACCTGGGGTCTACACACGGGTCAGCGCCTTCTCCGATTGGATACTCGCTGAGATACAGA AGTCCTTTGGGAGTCGGGAGCCGACGTGCCCTGAGTTGCTGAAGACATCGGAGCTGTCGGAGGAGCAGCAGAGTTCGgagtttgtctctctgtgtcgctTCTACGCCCAGACCTGCCCCCCCAGCCAGGGGACCGCTGCCTGCAACCGCCTCGTAGAGGAGAAATGTCGCAGCCGCTTCAAGAAGTGTC AGTTGCGTTCGTTCCTGCAGACCCTGCTGGACTTGCTCCAGAGAGCAGAGGACTATATCAGAGACAAGGTAGACCTGACCTTCTTCACCCAGACCCTGCCTCAACTGGTGGAACACATCTACAGTACAGCCTTCACCgccaaggagagggagaggagggagatccCACAGGGAACAG AACAGGTATGGGGTGCTGTCCGGTCAGGGTCAGAGGAAACTGGTCCTAGGTTGTTCCAGAAGGTAGGCCCCCTGGTGGCTGACTGGGAGAACTACCTCAGGGGCATCGCTGTGGAgttggacacacagacacacggctCCAAACCCCTGAGCCAAGAAGAGAGCCTTTTCCTTCAG GCAGAGGACCCCTCTCTGCATCAGCTAGAGAGGAAGTACCAGACCATCATCTCAGCCTTACACTCCAAACTGGACTCCAGACCTGCTCCTCCAATCTTGCACCTGAATACAGACCTCCTCCAGGAAAACTCTCCCAACATTCATGCTGTTCCCACTGAAGAGTCGCCCTCCTCATTTCCCCTTCAGGGGTCAGAGTCGCTCACAGCCCTCATCAGTGAAATCCGGAAATTTGGGACACAGAATGAAATGGCGACAGAAGATGCAGAAATGAGTGTAACATCGTTTGAAGAGGACACATTTTCAGATCCAACACCAGTCAGTTCAATAGAGACTACTGATTGGCTTAACAAAGCTGTGACTGAACAGACAACCTTACAGCGCCTGTTCCCGTCTCTGTCCACCATCGGCAGCACCATGTCTCCCATAGCAATGACCTTTGACTCCAGACAGACTCTACTTCctggttctccctccctccagctgtCCCTCGACCACCGGAGACGCAGGAGTCTCCGCAAGAGGCAGATCCCTGGGGTTAAAG CTTGTCCAGGAGTAGCAGAGTCCACCCAGCAAGTGAGTGGTATCAGAGACACATACAAGTGGATCCTGGGCATCCCCACCAAGAACCTCCACATGAACTTCCAGGAG ttgCTGGTGGACCTGAGCTCTAAGAACGATCGGGGTCTGTACGAGGCTCGGGTCAGGGCGGTGGTGGGGGGTCGACCTCTGACCTTCTACAGCCTGGTGGGTCTGGAGAATGAGTCCTTCTACCGTAGCATGCCGCGCATCATTGCTCTGGCTCTGGACGCTCTCAAAACGTAA
- the LOC109865609 gene encoding phospholipid scramblase family member 5, with amino-acid sequence MSAVTTQPLPFGRLEREKHIERLFRAFHSQRRLSTNPQGLPGSIPHHGASDLGSEDQQQGLGPGGKGENGHMRPRASGGPEIAGEQWLNGVGGQEGLALLDAVSQLRITARPELQGPQCVSRRTYSIATGDSSEQLFVAVEESSCMCLQCCGPARSCSLQGFDRQARQVFLFERPLRVDACCLGCCLMEMRVYTPQRQLIGSVRQRWSMFTPLLEVCDSDGASTIRIQGSCCPYRCLSNQEFQAVSAIGEKIGSIWKKWPGFNEECNMDHEYFGLEIPQDMTSQTKLLLLAATFLLNYMFFEMS; translated from the exons ATGTCAGCAGTGACCACCCAGCCCCTTCCCTTCGGccgtctggagagagagaagcacatcgAGAGGCTCTTCAGAGCCTTTCACAGTCAAAGGAGGCTCTCCACCAATCCCCAGGGTTTGCCTGGCTCCATACCCCACCACGGGGCATCTGATCTGGGCTCAGAGGACCAGCAGCAGGGCCTAGGTCCGGGGGGTAAAGGGGAGAATGGCCACATGAGGCCCAGGGCTTCTGGAGGGCCAGAGATAGCAGGGGAGCAGTGGTTGAATGGTGTGGGTGGACAGGAGGGTCTGGCTCTCCTGGACGCAGTCAGCCAACTACGTATCACAGCCAGGCCAGAGCTGCAAG GTCCACAATGTGTGTCCCGCAGGACCTACAGCATTGCCACCGGGGACAGCAGTGAGCAGCTCTTTGTGGCTGTAGAAG AGAGTTCCTGTATGTGTCTGCAGTGCTGCGGTCCGGCCCGGTCCTGCTCCCTACAAGGTTTTGACCGCCAGGCCCGCCAGGTCTTCCTGTTTGAAAGACCCCTCAGGGTGGACGCGTGCTGCCTTGGCTGCTGCTTGATGGAAATGAGGGTCTACACCCCCCAACGGCAGCTCATAGGGAGCGTACGACAGCG ATGGAGTATGTTCACCCCTCTCCTGGAAGTGTGTGACTCCGATGGAGCCTCCACTATAAGAATCCAGGGATCATGCTGCCCCTACCGATGCCTCTCTAACCAAGAATTCCAG GCGGTCTCAGCCATCGGTGAGAAAATTGGCTCCATATGGAAGAAATGGCCTGGGTTTAACGAAGAGTGCAACATGGATCATGAATACTTTGGGTTAGAGA TTCCACAGGATATGACATCACAGACCAAACTTCTTCTGCTGGCGGCCACGTTCCTACTG AATTATATGTTCTTTGAGATGAGCTGA
- the LOC109865828 gene encoding COP9 signalosome complex subunit 7b — MAGEPKHSNQLEQFMLLAKNTKGPALITLIKQLLEAPGVYVFGEFLELPCIQQMSKGPNEGYSQLLNMFAYGTYHDYKAFKDTLPPLTETQKNKLRHLTIVNLAANMQVIPYSVLLKDLEVGSVRELEDLVIEAVYADVIRGKLDQCRQQLEVDACIGRDIRSQGMGRIASILTQWCRDCESMSASIEQDVGRVSHCRESHLKALQHIETEVGNIRRMMSATTSTSTQDMDPLGEQEGEGAMAGSGAERRQTPLQIISKAKSINNQRH; from the exons ATGGCTGGAGAGCCGAAACACAGCAACCAGCTGGAGCAGTTCATGTTGCTGGCCAAAAATACGAAAGGACCCGCTTTGATTACCCTCATAAAACAATTACTGGAAGCTCCGGGGGTATATGTCTTCGGAGAGTTCCTAGAACTGCCCTGCATTCAACAG ATGTCAAAAGGTCCCAATGAAGGCTACAGTCAACTGCTCAACATGTTTGCCTATGGCACATACCATGATTATAAAG CATTCAAGGATACTCTACCCCCCTTGACTGAGACCCAGAAGAACAAACTAAGGCATCTGACCATTGTCAACCTGGCTGCAAACATGCAG GTGATCCCGTACTCAGTGCTGCTGAAGGACCTGGAGGTGGGCAGTGTGCGTGAGCTAGAGGACTTGGTGATAGAGGCTGTGTATGCTGACGTGATCCGGGGGAAGCTGGACCAGTGCAGGCAGCAACTGGAGGTGGACGCCTGCATCGGCCGGGACATCCGCTCCCAGGGCATGGGCCGCATCGCCAGCATACTGACAcagtg GTGTAGAGACTGTGAGAGCATGTCTGCGTCCATAGAGCAGGATGTGGGGAGGGTGAGCCACTGCAGAGAGAGCCACCTCAAAGCTCTGCAGCACATCGAGACCGAG GTGGGTAACATCCGCAGGATGATGTCAGCAACCACGTCTACGTCCACTCAGGACATGGACCCTCTGGGGGAGCAGGAGGGGGAAGGGGCCATGGCAGGCTCCGGGGCCGAGCGCAGGCAGACCCCCCTACAGATAATCTCCAAGGCCAAGAGCATCAACAACCAGAGACACTGA